The proteins below come from a single Candidatus Binatia bacterium genomic window:
- a CDS encoding D-2-hydroxyacid dehydrogenase, which translates to MENLRIWIRLELPENELRSLKSEFPGVEFVDGDAGQSKAAEIDAVFTEESLADDLVARMAKFRWLHVTRGGLNAYLTPAVKSRPIQLTGSKGIHGRSFTEFALAAIFTLAKKLPECWDAQRQKKWQRVSTDEVSGKTLGIVGLGTIGSELAQKAKCLGMRVLATKRTVDGKPDYVDELGGPEFLPQMLPQVDFLVLCLASIPSTNDIIGEKELRSMKKSAYLINLTGGKAVDEKLLTRALKEKWIAGAALDAFARQPLPQDSELWNLPNVMITARIAGAAAQKWELLLPIFKDNLKRFLSGAPLRNLVDKELGY; encoded by the coding sequence ATGGAAAATTTGCGGATCTGGATCCGCCTCGAGCTGCCGGAAAACGAGCTGCGCTCGCTCAAGAGCGAGTTCCCCGGCGTTGAATTCGTCGACGGCGACGCCGGACAATCGAAGGCCGCGGAGATCGACGCGGTCTTCACGGAAGAATCGCTTGCCGACGATCTCGTCGCGCGCATGGCGAAATTTCGCTGGCTTCACGTTACGCGCGGCGGCCTCAACGCGTACCTCACGCCGGCCGTGAAGAGCCGGCCGATTCAGCTCACCGGGTCCAAGGGCATCCACGGGCGTTCGTTTACGGAGTTCGCCCTCGCCGCGATCTTCACGCTGGCGAAGAAGCTGCCCGAGTGCTGGGATGCGCAACGCCAAAAAAAGTGGCAAAGAGTGAGCACCGACGAGGTGTCGGGCAAGACGCTCGGCATTGTCGGTCTCGGCACGATCGGCTCGGAGCTGGCGCAAAAAGCGAAATGTTTGGGCATGCGGGTGCTCGCCACGAAAAGGACCGTGGACGGGAAGCCGGACTACGTGGACGAGTTGGGAGGCCCCGAATTTCTTCCGCAGATGCTGCCGCAGGTTGATTTCCTGGTTCTGTGCTTGGCCTCGATTCCTTCGACGAATGATATCATCGGCGAGAAAGAGCTGCGCTCCATGAAGAAGAGCGCGTATCTGATCAATCTCACCGGCGGCAAGGCGGTCGACGAAAAGCTTCTAACGCGAGCGCTGAAGGAAAAGTGGATCGCGGGCGCCGCGCTGGACGCTTTCGCCCGGCAGCCGCTCCCTCAGGACTCCGAGCTTTGGAACCTGCCCAACGTCATGATCACGGCGCGCATCGCCGGCGCCGCGGCGCAAAAGTGGGAGCTGTTGTTGCCGATCTTCAAAGATAATCTAAAGCGCTTTCTGTCGGGGGCGCCTTTGCGCAACCTGGTCGATAAGGAGCTGGGGTATTAA